A genomic window from Henningerozyma blattae CBS 6284 chromosome 3, complete genome includes:
- the LAA2 gene encoding Laa2p (similar to Saccharomyces cerevisiae YBL010C; ancestral locus Anc_4.99) encodes MPVTNDAVKKIEEDLNSQKQLELNVEASQAPLKDIHTKDSKEYIQRKRNEKLNEISTSQTDLNENLDIKTKNVTTNQESSESIKSDRNDEKSITDEKSTTDEKSTNDEDDSDSSDDFGNFSDASFEDEELENEENSALSFIDHLLNIPVPNSTAEKDTSNQYHLNQLIQEDRPAVIYEQLVRYQSVLQPIIWNRSDLKYSLLHKLRITEHGNTNHGDFVPSNNYNNRNQHHFRHLNNNIINTDSFDSDQIDIPPLDDRLFTKILGMVNSESARLHADSHPLRETFKLKYVPSLTPIELQNERAHEQETKIPSLISKDSNDLELLTEQQLRAYHDELCNAIDTLCIKLQELNGEQAVLTADKLTYENVITNLSGHTQRLYRDEVENYNKKRENQNRKRKIDLVGLVYNISYFS; translated from the coding sequence ATGCCTGTTACAAATGATGctgttaaaaaaattgaggAAGATTTAAACTCTCAAAAGCAGCTGGAATTAAACGTTGAAGCAAGCCAAGCTcctttaaaagatatacaTACAAAGGACTCCAAAGAATATATACAAAGAAAGAGAAATGAGAAGcttaatgaaatttcaacTTCACAAACtgatttaaatgaaaatttagatATCAAAACTAAAAATGTTACTACCAATCAAGAAAGTTCAGAAAGTATTAAAAGTGATagaaatgatgaaaaatcaataaCTGATGAAAAGTCAACAACTGATGAAAAGTCAacaaatgatgaagatgattcAGATAGTAGCGATGATTTTGGTAATTTTTCAGATGCTTcatttgaagatgaagaattagaaaatgagGAAAACTCTGCATTATCATTCATTgatcatttattaaatataccTGTACCCAATTCCACTGCTGAAAAGGATACAAGCAATCAATATCActtaaatcaattgattcaaGAGGATAGGCCTGCAGTCATTTATGAGCAATTAGTAAGATATCAATCGGTATTACAGCCTATTATTTGGAATAGATCAGACTTGAAATATTCTCTATTACATAAACTTCGAATTACCGAGCATGGTAATACGAATCATGGAGATTTTGTTCCATCTAATAactataataatagaaatcaGCATCATTTTAGgcatttaaataataatatcatcaatacTGATAGTTTCGATTCAGATCAAATAGACATACCACCTTTGGATGATAGACTATTCACAAAAATACTGGGGATGGTAAATAGTGAATCTGCTCGTCTGCATGCAGATAGTCATCCTTTAAGAGAgacatttaaattaaaatatgtaCCATCATTAACACCAATAGAGTTACAAAATGAAAGGGCCCATGAACAAGAAACCAAAATTCCATCCCTCATTTCAAAAGATTCTaatgatttagaattattaactgAACAACAATTAAGAGCTTACCATGATGAGCTATGTAACGCAATTGACACTTTATGCATTAAGttacaagaattaaatGGTGAGCAAGCCGTACTAACGGCAGATAAATTGACTTATGAAAATGttattacaaatttatCTGGTCATACACAAAGATTATATAGGGATGAAGTTGAAAactataataaaaaaagggaaaatcaaaatcgaaaaagaaaaatagatTTAGTTGGGTTGGtgtataatatttcataCTTTTcatga
- the CKB1 gene encoding casein kinase 2 regulatory subunit CKB1 (similar to Saccharomyces cerevisiae CKB1 (YGL019W); ancestral locus Anc_4.102) gives MSEYIADRNDDDSSEDSGSYEEWIPSFCARFGHEYYCQIPSEFLEDDFNMTALALEVPLYRQALDLILDLEAVSDDEAEHGENGQPEVSRSLVEHAAEQLYGLAHARYVLTRPGLQALAEKFDRRAFGTCPRYHCGGMQLLPCGLSDTLGRQPVRLYCACCGDLYVPAQARHAQLDGCFWGTSLPGVFLQHFPELGEYVGKRPVQSYSLRVFGFGVNERAVSGARMAWLRQRPSTEEEWEEYAKCEYEMPTEVS, from the coding sequence ATGAGTGAATATATTGCAGACCGTAACGATGATGACAGCTCTGAAGACAGTGGATCTTATGAAGAATGGATCCCATCCTTCTGTGCCCGTTTTGGCCATGAGTACTACTGCCAAATCCCCTCAGAGTTTCTAGAAGATGACTTCAATATGACTGCATTAGCTTTAGAAGTTCCGCTTTATCGTCAAGCTCTAGATTTGATTTTAGATTTGGAAGCTGTTAGTGATGACGAGGCAGAACATGGTGAAAATGGTCAACCAGAAGTGAGCCGTTCCTTAGTAGAACACGCTGCAGAGCAATTATATGGATTAGCTCATGCAAGATACGTTTTAACTAGACCAGGTTTACAAGCCTTGGCTGAAAAGTTTGATCGCCGTGCATTTGGGACTTGTCCACGTTACCATTGTGGCGGTATGCAATTACTGCCGTGCGGGCTGAGTGACACTTTAGGACGTCAACCTGTCCGTCTTTATTGTGCGTGTTGTGGTGATTTGTATGTTCCTGCTCAAGCCCGTCACGCTCAATTAGATGGTTGCTTCTGGGGTACCTCTTTACCGGGAGTCTTTTTACAACATTTTCCAGAATTAGGCGAATATGTAGGGAAAAGACCTGTTCAAAGCTATTCCTTGCGGGTTTTTGGATTTGGTGTTAATGAAAGAGCTGTCTCTGGGGCAAGAATGGCTTGGTTAAGACAAAGACCATCCACTGAAGAAGAATGGGAAGAATATGCCAAATGTGAATATGAAATGCCCACAGAAGTAAGCTGA
- the GET1 gene encoding GET complex subunit GET1 (similar to Saccharomyces cerevisiae GET1 (YGL020C); ancestral locus Anc_4.101): MEYPVVIAIVFLFITNFLNWTSQYHASIRAKLFSSNTKLTSEYKSKLAKRHEYVLENNSISAQDNYAKWTKNNRAISKLDIELKKLKELISQNDSVNLKLFKRLRLVALTVPFMAIKLYYGKKIVYRLPFDNLFPQIMTLMVSKGFASLALLPLNYYKSGGKLESISGLPICLGIYVWALTSVLKNLEFLVKFIFFTEPVIKPNPLRPTTTTESKDLKIEQDLVGLD, from the coding sequence ATGGAGTACCCTGTTGTCATTGCCATTgtgtttttatttatcaccaattttttaaactGGACTTCACAATATCATGCATCTATTCGAgccaaattattttcatctaaTACCAAGTTAACCTCTGAATATAAGTCGAAGTTAGCCAAGAGACATGAATATGTCTTAGAAAACAATAGTATCAGCGCACAGGACAACTATGCCAAGTGGACCAAGAATAACAGAGCAATTTCCAAGTTAGATATCgagttgaaaaaattgaaagagTTAATCTCACAGAATGATTCGGTAAActtaaaattgtttaagAGATTACGTTTGGTTGCTTTGACTGTTCCATTTATGGCAATCAAATTGTACTatggtaaaaaaattgtctATCGTTTACCATTTGACAATTTATTCCCACAAATTATGACTCTCATGGTCTCAAAAGGGTTTGCCTCTTTGGCTTTGTTACCCCTTAATTACTACAAATCAGGTGGTAAACTTGAAAGTATCAGCGGATTACCAATCTGTTTGGGTATCTATGTGTGGGCTTTAACCAGtgttttgaagaatttggaATTCCTGGTTAagttcatattttttaccGAACCAGTCATTAAACCTAATCCACTAAGACCTACAACTACTACAGAAAGTAAAGATTTGAAGATCGAACAAGACTTGGTAGGTTTGGATTAG